The genomic window CAGAAGGCCAGAAGATGAGTAAGTCAAAAGGAAATGTCTTAGATCCTATCGATTTGATCGAAGGCATTTCTCTTGAAGCGCTTATTGAAAAAAGAACAACCGGACTTATGAATCCAAAACAAGCCGAATCAATCACTAAAAAAACACGCAAAGAATTTCCAGAAGGTATCGCCGCTTTTGGCACAGACGCCTTACGCTTTACTTATTCAAGCTTAGCGAGTCCTGGACGTGACATCAAATTTGATCTTCAACGTTGCGAAGGCTATCGAAATTTCTGCAATAAATTATGGAATGCGACACGTTTTGTTCTTATGAACTGCGAAGGTAAAGAAAATGGTTTTGGAGAATGCGTAGAAGGTTATCTTGAATTTTCAAAAGCTGATCGTTGGATTGTGAGCGAATTGCAAGAGAGAGAAGTGGCTATTGAAAAAGCATTTTTAGATTACCGATTTGATTTATTGTCACAAGAACTTTACCAATTTGTTTGGGATGAATTTTGTGATTGGTATCTTGAAGTTGCTAAAGTTCAATTGCAAATGGGAAGTGAAGGAGAGCAAAGGGCGACACGGCGAACACTTTTACGCGTTCTCGAGATTATTTTGCGATTAATACATCCAGTGATGCCTTTTATTACCGAAGAAATTTGGCAAACGATCGGCCCTATGAATGGAAAAAAAGGCCCTTCGATTATGCTAGAGCCCTATCCTCAAAGTGACAGCAAAAAAATTGACCGAGAAAGTATTCAATGGATGTCTACTTTGAAAGAGATGGTAGATGTGTGCCGAAAACTTCGCGGCGAAATGAATATTTCCTCAGCACAAAAAATTCCACTTGTGATCGCAGGAAACAAAAAGTCACTTGAGCTCTATGCCCCCTATCTTAAAGCACTTGCTAAATTAACTGATGTTGAAATTGTGGAAGAACTTCCAGCAATCGATGCGCCAGTGATGTTAGTGAAAGACTTTAAATTAATGCTTAAGGTTGAAGTAGATGCTGCAGAAGAAAAAGAAAGAATTACAAAAGAACTTAATCGCATTCAAATTGAAATCCAAAAAGCTAAAGGTAAGCTAGAAAATGCCAGCTTTATAGATAGAGCCCCTGAGGCAGTGGTAGCACTAGAAAAAAAACGCTTAGAAGAGTTCTTAGAGAGCTTTGAAAAGCTTTATGAACAACTAAAAAAGTTAGCTTAAACGGCGTTTCTTGATAAAGAAAGTAATGACGCCATTTTCGTCTTGAAGAGATAAAAGTTCATGTCCTGTCTGGCGACAAAATGCATCAAAATCTTTTTTGCTTCCAGGGTCTGTGGCAATAATTTTTAAGACCTCATCAGATTTAATTTCATTCAAACCTTTTTTACATCGCAAGATCGGAAGTGGACATTTAAGTCCTGTTGCGTCAACTTCATAATCATAATGCATATTATTTAAGTGCTGAGAAAGTGAAGCCGGCATTTGCCCAAGCAATAATACCGCCCGCTAAGTTATACACGTCATGATAATCATGTTCAGCTAAATAAGATGCTGCGTGGGCTGAGCGAATGCCGCTATGGCAATAAAAAACAATACTAGATTTTTTGGAAAGTTTACCGAAAGCTTGAGGAAGGCTTGAAAGCGGGATATGTTGCGCACCTTGAATAACGCCTCTTGCAACTTCATCATCATTTCTTACATCAATTAAAACTAAATCATCTTGCTTGAACATGCTGTGTAAGGTTGCGGCATCAATGGTCATAAAAGCACTCATGAGGATAACAGCTGAAATATTAAAGAATTTTTTGAATGATCAGCGCAATTACATTTGTTGCAGCTAGCGCTTGAAGTCCCCAGAGCGTGAATTTCATCCCTTTCACTCTAAGTTCCATATTAGGCGTTGCTTCCAGAAAAGCTTTTGCATAGTAAAGTCGGCCCGCAGTAAATAAACCACCTAAAAGTAAAACAATCGTCCAATGAATATGGTTGGCTTCAAGGCATCCTAAGAGAATAAGACCTAAAGGAACATATTCCGCAAAGTTTCCGTGCGAACGAATCGCTTGTTGCAAGTCTTCTCGACCACCATCACCTAAAGACACTTCATTTTGGCGTCTTAGGTTAATGACGTTTAATGCTAATTTAACGTATACAAAGGTAAGAATAGCGGCGTAAATAGCAGTGAGTTTTAACATGATGTTTAAATTGAATAATCTAAGATGCACTCATTATAACATCGAGATGAGAGCGATATAAAAGGGTGCTTAGTTTATTTTGAGTGCAATAGCTTCTTGAAGTTTTAGCGACAGGTCTTTTCTTGATTGTGAAGGCTTGACCGGATGCCCAATATGTAAAATGACCTCAATCTGATTGGATTTAGCCACTCGCTTAAAGGATTGAAGTAAAGTCGTTGAACCATGAAAGCTCGTGCGGTTTGTAAGAACTTTATTTTCCTTATATTTGATTGAGAGAGGTAAAAGTAATTTGTCAGACTCAAAGGCTGATTGAAATAAGCTGCTCTTAAAAGGAAGCACTTGGTATCCGTTTGACGTAATACCTTCAGGGAAAATACATATTGACTGTTTTTCATTTAAAAAGTGATGGTTCATCGCTTGGATGACATCAGGTAAATTTGATTTACGATTACGGTCAACAAAAATGGCACCTGAAATTTTAGCCAGCATCCCAATAATAGGCCATGTTTTGACATCCGATGCTGATACGAATGTGACAGGCTTTAATGAAAAGATCACAGGAATATCTAGCCATGAAATATGATTTGAAACGATAAGATAACTATCTTTACTTAGAAGCTTTAAAGCTTCGCCATTGAGTGTAATTTTAATCTTTAAAATACGTAGGAGACGTTTCGCCCAGTATTGAATAAGAAGATGATGGATATTTTTTGGAAGAACAATCATCGCGATACAAAGAATTAGTGCGAGAAGTAAATGAAACGCCATGAAAACAGATTTAAAAATAAAGTTCATAGTGAATTATAAGAGTTCGATGCCATAAGGCTTTAGAATTTTTGCAAAAATATAAAATGTAACTAAAGTAATGACAACAGATATGCCAAGTGTTGGCCAAAAACCAAATCGTTTAAGTAAAAAAGGAAATACTAGGAACATGGGTAACGTAGGTATGACATACCAAAAAGTATACCAAGCATGATTTGCAATTTTAGATTCCGGCTGTTTTTCTAAATATAGCCAAATTAAAGTTAGCACTGTCACAAGAGGGAGCGCTGCGATGAGCCCACCTAAACGATCACTTTTCTTAGCCACTTCAGAAATAAAAACAACCATACCTGACGTGATTAAAAGTTTAAATAAAATCCACATTAAATTTCTCCTTCTTTTATTAATTGAATACCAGGCTTTTCTTCAGGATAGGCCTTTAAATAAACTGCCAAGTCTGGATCAAGCGTATCCCAATTGACCAATCTCGATACTTTTTTATATATTTCATGCATAAAGCGATTTCGGTGCTTACAGTAATTTGTAAGATGAATGAGTTCATGACCCGTTTCGATTTTAG from Candidatus Methylopumilus planktonicus includes these protein-coding regions:
- a CDS encoding sulfurtransferase TusA family protein, producing MHYDYEVDATGLKCPLPILRCKKGLNEIKSDEVLKIIATDPGSKKDFDAFCRQTGHELLSLQDENGVITFFIKKRRLS
- a CDS encoding rhodanese-like domain-containing protein; translated protein: MSAFMTIDAATLHSMFKQDDLVLIDVRNDDEVARGVIQGAQHIPLSSLPQAFGKLSKKSSIVFYCHSGIRSAHAASYLAEHDYHDVYNLAGGIIAWANAGFTFSALK
- a CDS encoding MAPEG family protein, with translation MLKLTAIYAAILTFVYVKLALNVINLRRQNEVSLGDGGREDLQQAIRSHGNFAEYVPLGLILLGCLEANHIHWTIVLLLGGLFTAGRLYYAKAFLEATPNMELRVKGMKFTLWGLQALAATNVIALIIQKIL
- a CDS encoding lysophospholipid acyltransferase family protein, with protein sequence MNFIFKSVFMAFHLLLALILCIAMIVLPKNIHHLLIQYWAKRLLRILKIKITLNGEALKLLSKDSYLIVSNHISWLDIPVIFSLKPVTFVSASDVKTWPIIGMLAKISGAIFVDRNRKSNLPDVIQAMNHHFLNEKQSICIFPEGITSNGYQVLPFKSSLFQSAFESDKLLLPLSIKYKENKVLTNRTSFHGSTTLLQSFKRVAKSNQIEVILHIGHPVKPSQSRKDLSLKLQEAIALKIN
- a CDS encoding DUF3147 family protein codes for the protein MWILFKLLITSGMVVFISEVAKKSDRLGGLIAALPLVTVLTLIWLYLEKQPESKIANHAWYTFWYVIPTLPMFLVFPFLLKRFGFWPTLGISVVITLVTFYIFAKILKPYGIELL